Genomic DNA from Streptomyces sp. NBC_01571:
CGTCCGATCTCCACCAACACCAGTACGGAGCGTGCCTGCGGGTTCTGCAGTGTGATCTCGAGTTCGCCCGCCACCATCAGGCTGGCCTCGGCCTCCACGGCCGCGTCGTCCAGCGCTCCCTGTTCGAGGAGCGCGCAGGCACGGGCGGCATGCCAGTGGGGTAGGGACCAGCCCAGGCCCAACGCCTCCGCCTCGCGCTGTCCCTCCCGCAGCACGCGCTCCGTGTCCGCGAGCCGGTCGGTGGTGGTCAGCACGGTGGCCAGCCACAACGCCGGGATCCGCGGGGGCCGCAGGTAGCGCGCGGCGGACTGGGTGCCGGCGCGGCGGGTGGCTTCCTCGGCGAACTCGAGGGCGCGGGCCAGGCGCCCTCGGTAGAAGGACGTCTGCGACTGGAACACCATGGCGCTGACGATGACGGCCGGGTCCTGGCTGCGGTAGGAGGCCTCGACCAGCCAGGGCCCGGTCTGCTCGGCAGCGGTGATGTCTCCGAGGTACACGTGGCCCGTCGCCTTGGTCTTCAGCAGCCGGACGCGCAGGTCGGACGGCAGTGCGGGAAGGTCGAGTGCCTGCTGGAGGTGTGTCATCGCGGCGGCGTCGTCGCCGGCGGCCTGGTGGATCTCGGCGGCCACCAGGCGCAGGTTCGCCTCCTGGAGCGGCTCGAGACCTTCCGGCAGAGTGGCGTCGACCAGGTCGAGCGCCTCGTGCACCCGGCGGGTCCGGCCCAGATACTCGGCGGCGTCCGTCAGGAGGGGGATGCGGCGGCGGTCGTGCGGGGGCAGCAGTCCGGCGACCCGCTGGGCCAGGTCCGCGGCCGCGTCGGGGGCCGACGACGACAGCTCCCGTACGGCGGTGGTCAGCGTGGTCACGGCGTCGTCGTCGACGGGGCCGCCCGACATGACGACGTGCCAGGCCACCTCGGCCGATCGCGCTCCGCGCAGACTGTCGGCCGCCTCCCGGTGCAGAGCCATGCGTACGGCTGGCGGCAGGTTCTCGTGAACGGCCTGCCGGATGAGGTCGTGGCGGAAGGCGAGTCGCGGGCCGTCGGCCGAGAGCAGACCGGCGTGCAGGGCCGCCTCGATGCCCGACAGCAGGCTTCCGACCTGCCTGCCGAGCATGCGGGCGGCCGTGCCGAGGTCGAATTCGCGGCCGAGGACGGACCCGATCTGGAGCAGACGTACGGCATCCTCCGGGAGCCGGTCCAGGCGCGCGGCGATACTCCGCCGGAAACTGACGGGTATGCCGTCGTGCAGGAGGCTCGCCTCGCCCGCCTCCATTTTGGCGGCATCCGTGTCGGCGAACGCGCGGACCAGTTCAATGGCCAGGAAGGGATTGCCCGCGACGGCTCGCAGGAGCCTGGCCAGACCGGGTGACGGCCTCGCTCCGAGGACGTCCGCCGCGATGTCCTGCAGTTCCTGCTGGGGCAGGGGGCCGAGGGTCAGCCAGCTGGCTCCGAGGCGTTCGAGGTCGTCCCGCACCCTGGCCACGGTCGGTCGCTCGGTGTCCGACCGTACCGCCAGTACCCAGAGGATCCGGGAAGCGGACAGGCGTCCGGGCAGGGTGCGAAGGACGAAGAGCGTGGCCGGGTCCGCCCATTGCGCGTCGTCCACGAGGACGGCCACCGGGGCGTGCTGTGCCCGGTCCTCCAGGGCGTCCGTGATGCTGTCCAGCAGCCAGAGCCGCTGGTCGTCGGTGGCCGCGGCGGCTCGGCCGGAACCGT
This window encodes:
- a CDS encoding LuxR family transcriptional regulator, yielding MSSTDAAGDPAGGQGNQAVTGLRLRGRDREITAVREALDTVRGGRGACVVVEGAPGVGKSRLLGELDEMGRRSGFDVVSVRADELDQYAAGAALQSALQSSDGSGRAAAATDDQRLWLLDSITDALEDRAQHAPVAVLVDDAQWADPATLFVLRTLPGRLSASRILWVLAVRSDTERPTVARVRDDLERLGASWLTLGPLPQQELQDIAADVLGARPSPGLARLLRAVAGNPFLAIELVRAFADTDAAKMEAGEASLLHDGIPVSFRRSIAARLDRLPEDAVRLLQIGSVLGREFDLGTAARMLGRQVGSLLSGIEAALHAGLLSADGPRLAFRHDLIRQAVHENLPPAVRMALHREAADSLRGARSAEVAWHVVMSGGPVDDDAVTTLTTAVRELSSSAPDAAADLAQRVAGLLPPHDRRRIPLLTDAAEYLGRTRRVHEALDLVDATLPEGLEPLQEANLRLVAAEIHQAAGDDAAAMTHLQQALDLPALPSDLRVRLLKTKATGHVYLGDITAAEQTGPWLVEASYRSQDPAVIVSAMVFQSQTSFYRGRLARALEFAEEATRRAGTQSAARYLRPPRIPALWLATVLTTTDRLADTERVLREGQREAEALGLGWSLPHWHAARACALLEQGALDDAAVEAEASLMVAGELEITLQNPQARSVLVLVEIGRGDLTRARDHLRAAETGSGTNTTQRYGPWVSLARAALADAEGEDGEAVAALTAGFQSREPARLLAVPPSHWPGIVRIALRDKDPSLARAVSGALRGLAAEDGCPQIIGAVRAHVDGLVDRDPRALESAITGYRSTGRPLALAAACEDLGELMAESADTTPAIPYFEEAGRLASVSGAGRDQERVRRRLRRLGVRTAPVRNHTAGPAGLGRLTESERKLIPLVVEGLTNRAMADQLYVSVHTVNTHMKHIFTKLGINSRVELTRLAIERAISADEVD